A stretch of the Chitinophagaceae bacterium genome encodes the following:
- a CDS encoding Ig-like domain-containing protein: MKWIMSSMVAIALFAILVQSCKKDEPVALTLSSLTAGGVDLNGASSATGVPTDAAITASFSTAVDASTANTTNITLTRDYDNVSVDLTITTSGSTVTITPNDDLASGALYALSINNLKSTEGEVLSSAINRTYTTVGTFAPSGAVAYWNFEDGSVNDLTGAYAATENTDVTFAASKSTVLGQAAYFNGKTTYIEYPGGPTLMNTDNFTLSFWVRAESAGHVDASGNPKGNFVLGTGFFKGFQFEIPGDYAWCKMAAQYDCGTLTEGDDIFFPGDGLTKDNGGWQGCIFNKDLTGSGGVAALLKDTWANVVVMYDAAGKVGSMYINGELMKAQDFDLWPVPSNKLNCVGLKFDPLATDVGQGFVFGFAEDKSSALFSGEPWGNVNSPDSNHFQGWLDDVRVYHRVLTQDEITLMYNSSK; the protein is encoded by the coding sequence ATGAAATGGATTATGAGTTCCATGGTGGCTATTGCTCTTTTCGCCATTCTGGTACAAAGTTGTAAAAAAGATGAACCGGTAGCCCTTACGCTTTCATCACTCACTGCCGGTGGTGTTGACCTTAACGGTGCGTCAAGCGCTACAGGCGTACCTACAGATGCTGCCATCACGGCAAGCTTTTCAACTGCTGTTGATGCATCTACTGCCAATACTACGAATATCACACTTACCCGTGATTATGACAATGTATCGGTTGATCTTACCATTACAACAAGTGGCAGCACCGTTACAATCACCCCGAATGATGATCTTGCATCAGGTGCATTGTACGCATTGTCCATAAACAATCTGAAATCAACTGAAGGAGAAGTATTGAGTTCTGCAATTAACAGAACCTATACTACTGTAGGAACTTTTGCTCCATCCGGTGCAGTTGCTTACTGGAATTTTGAAGATGGTTCTGTAAACGATCTTACCGGTGCTTATGCTGCTACAGAAAACACGGATGTAACATTCGCTGCTTCGAAGAGCACAGTATTGGGTCAGGCTGCTTACTTCAATGGAAAAACTACTTACATCGAATATCCGGGCGGACCTACTTTGATGAATACTGACAATTTCACACTTAGTTTCTGGGTAAGAGCAGAAAGCGCAGGTCACGTAGATGCCAGCGGAAATCCAAAAGGAAATTTTGTATTAGGAACAGGATTCTTCAAAGGATTCCAGTTTGAAATTCCAGGTGATTATGCATGGTGCAAAATGGCTGCTCAGTATGATTGCGGTACCCTAACTGAAGGAGATGACATTTTCTTCCCTGGCGATGGCTTGACTAAAGACAATGGTGGCTGGCAAGGTTGTATTTTCAACAAAGATCTCACCGGAAGTGGTGGTGTAGCTGCTTTGCTTAAAGACACCTGGGCTAACGTTGTTGTGATGTATGATGCAGCAGGAAAAGTTGGTTCCATGTATATCAACGGTGAATTGATGAAAGCTCAGGATTTCGATTTATGGCCTGTACCTTCTAACAAACTGAATTGCGTAGGATTGAAATTTGACCCACTTGCAACGGACGTTGGACAAGGATTTGTATTCGGTTTTGCTGAAGATAAATCAAGTGCATTGTTCTCGGGCGAACCATGGGGCAATGTGAATTCACCTGACAGTAATCACTTCCAGGGCTGGCTTGATGATGTGAGAGTTTACCACAGAGTGCTCACGCAGGATGAAATCACCCTGATGTACAATTCAAGTAAATAG
- a CDS encoding Ig-like domain-containing protein, with product MTFKKSSGYVVILLLLISFSCKKNDGGPAVTGTLQLSTISIGTSLLNVSSGATNDQVPVDQPIVATFSTVIDTASVKNAVNLTAAGIGIPLKFSFPDGKTLSAKPLTVLENNTTYEFQITTNLEGVQNETFSGVTVNFTTIQGSLKIISFTVSGKDLLTADRVTDVDRNFPAIVTFDHPLDPASLDQYTVRVYNGGEYANISYTLSDSNKKISVVANEPLIHYEKYFVTLSSQIKGANGFLFGGYTKAFYSALDTTPKFPVISDDALLTLVEEQTFKYFWDYANPTSGLALERESSGYLVTTGGSGFGVMAILVGINRNFISRQEGVDRLEKIVNFLTDADRFHGAWPHWMNGSTGDVIPFSSNDNGADLVETSFMMQGLLTVRQFLNAGNSQENALIAKINNLWNTVEWDWFTKGGQNVLYWHWSPDKGWIMNMQIKGYDEALITYLLAAGSPTHTIDAAVYHNGWASNGGIINGNSYYGFPLPLGGAFGGPLFFAHYSFLGFNPHNLQDDYANYWEQNVNHTQINRAYCIDNPKEYVGYGSNCWGLTASDNQSGYSAHSPTNDLGVISPTAALSSFPYTPESSMEALKFFYYTLGDKLWGPYGFYDAFNVTEGWYGTSALAIDEGPIIVMMENYRTGLLWDLFMSSPEVDVAMNKLGFTN from the coding sequence ATGACTTTTAAGAAGAGTTCCGGTTATGTTGTTATACTCCTCCTGTTAATCAGCTTCTCATGCAAGAAGAATGACGGTGGACCTGCAGTAACAGGCACCCTTCAATTGTCTACCATCAGCATAGGCACATCTCTGTTGAATGTTTCTTCCGGTGCTACCAATGACCAGGTGCCTGTTGACCAACCTATTGTCGCTACTTTTTCAACAGTTATTGATACTGCATCCGTAAAAAATGCAGTAAACCTTACTGCTGCAGGAATAGGAATTCCCCTTAAGTTTTCTTTTCCCGATGGTAAAACTTTGTCAGCAAAGCCACTGACTGTTCTTGAAAATAATACGACGTATGAGTTTCAGATTACCACTAACCTGGAAGGTGTTCAAAACGAAACCTTCTCAGGTGTCACGGTCAACTTTACGACCATACAGGGATCTTTAAAAATTATTTCTTTTACAGTTTCCGGAAAAGATTTGTTGACCGCGGATCGTGTTACTGATGTTGACCGTAATTTTCCGGCCATCGTAACATTTGATCATCCTTTAGATCCCGCATCACTGGATCAATATACTGTGCGGGTTTATAATGGTGGGGAATACGCAAACATCAGTTATACACTTTCAGACAGCAATAAGAAAATTTCTGTTGTGGCAAATGAGCCGCTTATACACTACGAAAAATATTTTGTGACACTCTCGTCACAAATTAAGGGAGCCAACGGTTTTCTTTTCGGCGGTTATACAAAAGCATTTTATTCAGCGCTTGATACTACACCAAAATTTCCGGTGATATCGGATGATGCTTTGCTGACACTGGTGGAAGAACAGACTTTTAAATATTTCTGGGATTACGCGAACCCAACAAGTGGTCTGGCGCTTGAGCGGGAATCGTCGGGTTACCTTGTAACAACAGGAGGTTCAGGATTTGGCGTGATGGCTATTCTTGTTGGTATCAACAGAAATTTTATTTCCCGGCAGGAAGGAGTGGACCGGCTGGAGAAAATTGTAAACTTCCTCACCGATGCAGATCGCTTTCATGGAGCCTGGCCACACTGGATGAATGGAAGCACAGGAGATGTGATTCCTTTCAGCAGCAATGACAATGGTGCAGACCTGGTGGAAACCTCTTTTATGATGCAAGGTCTTTTAACAGTCCGGCAATTTCTGAATGCGGGAAATTCACAGGAGAACGCGTTGATTGCAAAAATTAATAACCTCTGGAATACGGTTGAATGGGATTGGTTTACCAAAGGCGGACAGAATGTATTGTACTGGCATTGGTCACCGGATAAAGGATGGATCATGAACATGCAAATCAAAGGATATGACGAAGCACTGATCACCTATCTGTTAGCAGCAGGTTCACCAACACATACTATTGATGCTGCGGTGTATCACAATGGATGGGCCAGCAATGGCGGTATAATAAATGGAAACAGTTATTACGGTTTTCCATTGCCATTAGGTGGAGCATTTGGTGGTCCGCTTTTCTTTGCACATTATTCTTTCCTCGGATTTAATCCGCACAACCTCCAGGACGATTACGCGAATTACTGGGAGCAAAATGTAAATCATACGCAGATCAACCGTGCCTATTGCATCGATAATCCGAAAGAGTATGTGGGTTATGGAAGCAACTGCTGGGGACTTACCGCAAGTGATAATCAAAGTGGATACAGCGCGCATTCGCCAACGAATGATCTGGGCGTAATAAGCCCAACGGCGGCACTGTCTTCTTTTCCTTATACACCTGAATCGTCGATGGAAGCACTTAAATTTTTCTACTACACTTTAGGAGATAAGTTGTGGGGACCTTATGGATTTTATGACGCGTTCAACGTAACAGAAGGGTGGTACGGCACTTCAGCTTTAGCAATTGATGAAGGGCCGATCATCGTGATGATGGAGAATTACAGGACAGGATTGTTGTGGGATTTATTCATGTCAAGTCCTGAGGTGGATGTTGCTATGAATAAATTGGGATTCACCAATTAG
- a CDS encoding TonB-dependent receptor: protein MVRNLLFATGCFFSLAANAQNFPVQGTVTGSDDGQPMIGVNVVVKAGTTGASTDADGHYSLTVASGNDSLVFSYLGYITKSVGIENRAVIDVVLALDVAILDDIVVVGYGTQKKSDLTGAVSSVRGSDLTKIPSSSPLQALQGKVAGVQVTSTSGAPGADPVVRIRGVGTFNNSSPIYVVDGVILDDISFLNSADIQSMEILKDASATAIYGSRGSNGVIIVTTKQGKAGGQDKPTVSFGAEYSTQILAKKIELLDGREFATYVNDITPGSYNNLDAVPNTDWQDLVFQNAPMQNYHLSVSGSSPKSQYYVGFGYFNQQGIIEKSSYERFSLQLNNTYTLSKNIKLGNNLTFAPYEQQNTANATYGAYRAQPVVAPFNTDGSYSEVPGVGNPLADIENTNSFDKGLRTVGNIFAEVHFLKDFTFRSSFGVDMAFQKNRRFTPVFYVSPQQQNEINDLFVGNTEYVTWLWENTLNYNKTIGKHAINLLGGYTMQESSSEFLGAAAMNILSDTKNLWYLNADNITPTSIVNGVNDEQNYSIISYLFRANYSYNSKYLLTATFRRDGSSKFNVDNRYSNFPSLAAGWNISNETFMESVPFISNLKIRGSWGIIGNEKINYLDQYALVLNQINGVFGTNEVLTPGSSYGKTGNPDLKWESTNQVDIGLEMGFIKNSITAELDYYTRTTEDILVELSTPGYLGNGQGVKVRYNAGSVLNRGFELNLAYNDAVGEFKYRIGVIGATIHNEVLSIGGNSGIDSVLYGGNLGNGQLVTRSTVGIPIGSFYGYETDGIFQNEAELESYPHESLTGVGDLRFVDQNGDGEINSLDRVNLGSPIPDFIYGFNLEGSFKGFDMSIDFQGQVGNKIYNGKEAVRPDLYNFETHVIDHWTGEGTSTTEPRASAGGVNYAPSDRFVQDGSFLRLRNVSIGYTLPKSFSEKIKMSEARFYVRGTNLFTVTKYTGYTPEIGTSEARAVTNGTGSAGDLDLSPSTDVLSSGIDNGIYPITTIYSIGLNLTF from the coding sequence ATGGTAAGAAATTTACTTTTTGCAACAGGGTGCTTTTTTTCATTGGCAGCCAATGCACAAAACTTTCCTGTACAGGGCACAGTGACAGGTTCAGATGATGGTCAGCCGATGATTGGAGTGAATGTAGTGGTTAAGGCCGGAACGACTGGTGCTTCCACTGATGCAGATGGTCACTATAGTCTGACTGTTGCTTCAGGAAATGACAGTCTCGTTTTTTCTTATCTCGGATACATTACCAAATCTGTAGGTATTGAAAACCGTGCTGTTATTGATGTAGTGCTGGCACTTGATGTGGCTATTCTCGATGACATTGTAGTGGTTGGTTACGGAACACAAAAGAAAAGCGACCTGACCGGTGCAGTGTCTTCAGTCCGTGGTTCTGATCTTACTAAAATTCCCTCTTCATCTCCCTTACAGGCTTTACAGGGAAAAGTAGCAGGTGTGCAAGTAACAAGTACATCAGGTGCGCCCGGTGCGGATCCGGTTGTTCGTATACGAGGTGTGGGTACGTTTAACAATTCATCTCCCATTTATGTGGTGGATGGTGTAATCCTGGATGATATTTCTTTTTTGAATTCAGCGGATATACAATCCATGGAAATTCTCAAGGATGCTTCCGCAACAGCCATCTACGGTTCGCGGGGTTCTAATGGAGTAATCATCGTTACCACCAAACAAGGAAAGGCGGGAGGACAGGATAAACCTACCGTGAGTTTTGGTGCAGAATACAGCACACAGATTCTTGCTAAGAAAATTGAGTTGCTGGACGGAAGGGAATTTGCAACTTATGTAAATGATATTACGCCCGGCTCTTACAACAATCTCGATGCGGTTCCTAATACTGATTGGCAGGATTTGGTTTTTCAAAATGCACCCATGCAGAATTATCATTTATCTGTTTCCGGGTCATCACCGAAATCTCAGTACTATGTCGGCTTCGGATATTTCAATCAGCAGGGAATCATTGAGAAATCAAGCTATGAACGATTTTCATTGCAATTGAATAATACATATACACTTTCAAAAAATATAAAGCTGGGTAACAATTTAACCTTCGCACCCTACGAACAGCAAAACACTGCGAATGCAACTTATGGTGCCTATCGTGCACAACCGGTAGTAGCACCGTTTAATACAGATGGAAGTTATAGTGAAGTGCCCGGAGTAGGTAACCCACTGGCAGATATTGAAAATACCAACAGCTTCGACAAAGGATTGCGAACAGTTGGAAATATTTTTGCGGAAGTGCATTTCCTGAAGGATTTTACCTTCAGAAGCAGTTTTGGTGTTGACATGGCTTTCCAGAAAAACAGGCGATTCACTCCAGTATTTTATGTTTCACCACAACAGCAAAATGAAATCAATGATCTTTTTGTTGGCAATACAGAATATGTAACCTGGCTATGGGAAAACACTTTGAATTATAATAAAACAATTGGCAAACATGCGATTAATCTTTTGGGTGGTTACACCATGCAGGAATCATCATCTGAATTCCTTGGTGCTGCAGCAATGAATATCCTGAGTGATACAAAGAACCTGTGGTACCTGAATGCTGATAATATCACACCAACATCCATAGTCAATGGTGTGAATGATGAACAGAATTATTCCATCATCTCTTATCTTTTCCGTGCAAACTATTCCTATAACTCTAAATATCTCCTCACTGCTACTTTCAGAAGAGATGGATCCTCAAAATTCAATGTTGACAACAGGTATTCGAATTTTCCATCTCTTGCCGCAGGATGGAATATCTCGAATGAAACTTTTATGGAAAGTGTGCCTTTTATTTCTAACCTTAAGATAAGAGGCAGCTGGGGCATCATTGGTAATGAGAAAATTAATTATCTCGATCAGTATGCCCTTGTGTTAAACCAGATCAATGGTGTTTTCGGAACCAATGAAGTGCTTACGCCCGGATCGAGCTATGGAAAAACCGGTAATCCTGATTTGAAATGGGAAAGCACTAATCAGGTTGATATTGGTCTTGAAATGGGATTCATTAAAAACAGCATCACTGCAGAGTTGGACTACTACACCAGAACCACTGAAGATATTTTAGTAGAATTGTCTACACCCGGCTATCTTGGAAATGGACAAGGTGTGAAGGTGCGGTACAATGCCGGTTCGGTGCTGAATCGTGGTTTTGAATTAAACTTAGCTTATAACGATGCCGTGGGAGAATTTAAATACAGGATAGGTGTAATAGGAGCAACCATTCATAATGAAGTGCTCAGCATCGGAGGTAACAGTGGTATTGACTCAGTCTTGTATGGCGGTAATCTCGGCAACGGTCAACTTGTTACAAGAAGCACCGTCGGTATTCCGATAGGTTCTTTTTATGGATATGAAACTGATGGCATTTTTCAGAATGAAGCTGAACTGGAATCATATCCACATGAATCACTGACCGGCGTAGGAGACCTGCGCTTTGTGGATCAGAATGGTGATGGAGAAATTAATTCGCTCGACCGTGTTAACCTCGGGTCTCCGATTCCTGATTTTATTTATGGTTTTAATCTTGAAGGATCTTTCAAGGGATTTGATATGTCTATAGACTTTCAGGGTCAGGTAGGTAATAAAATTTATAATGGTAAAGAAGCAGTCAGACCTGATTTGTATAATTTCGAAACACATGTTATCGATCATTGGACAGGTGAAGGCACCAGTACTACGGAACCGAGAGCATCAGCAGGTGGTGTCAACTATGCACCATCTGACAGGTTTGTTCAGGACGGTTCTTTCCTCAGACTCAGGAATGTATCTATTGGTTATACATTGCCGAAATCATTTAGTGAGAAGATTAAAATGAGCGAAGCAAGATTTTATGTGCGTGGCACCAATCTTTTTACGGTAACAAAATATACCGGTTACACTCCTGAGATTGGTACCAGTGAAGCACGGGCCGTTACTAATGGAACAGGTAGTGCAGGTGATCTTGATCTTTCACCATCTACTGATGTGCTTTCAAGCGGTATCGACAATGGAATTTATCCGATCACTACCATTTATTCTATCGGGCTTAACCTAACTTTCTAA
- a CDS encoding RagB/SusD family nutrient uptake outer membrane protein: protein MKKIFVRSFFIVLVFTVGSCSDFLDKVPQGNLTQENFPQTADDALLATNAVYNTLRNWSYHSGGYPILDIMSDDAHKGSNPSDQANNIGPYDDFTMSTSQEPLGAWWNSLYEGIKRANVVIEKVPDISMDETLRNRYIGEAKFLRALFYFDLVRAWGGVPIVTSTVPELKLPRASKEEIYDLIINDLLNAIDNLPEKTSLNPADYGRATKGAATALLAKAYLFDGDFQNAKDYALQVINSNLYSLDPDFEHTFSLDGQYNSESVFEIGAIEFEGQENGGNQYANTQGVRGTPNRGWGFNRPSINLRDSFEPGDPRMEGTIIFLGEVIDGVTILGDGSTPDITYTDATNTVVKEIECYNQKVWIPGTSTSEQWGHNRRLIRYAEVLLIAAEALNQSGQPSDALIYLNQVRARAREGSNTILPDITEMNKDALNDLILKERRSELAMEGVRFWDLVRTGKAAEVLGPLGFQTNKNEFLPIPQTEIDISQGTLSQNPGW from the coding sequence ATGAAAAAAATATTCGTCAGATCATTCTTCATCGTGCTAGTATTTACTGTTGGAAGCTGCAGTGATTTCCTCGATAAAGTACCGCAGGGAAATCTGACACAGGAAAATTTCCCTCAAACTGCTGATGATGCATTGCTGGCAACCAATGCTGTTTACAACACGCTTCGTAATTGGTCTTATCACTCAGGAGGCTATCCGATTCTTGACATAATGTCTGATGACGCGCATAAAGGAAGCAATCCTTCTGACCAGGCGAATAATATCGGTCCGTATGATGATTTCACCATGTCGACCAGCCAGGAACCTTTGGGTGCCTGGTGGAACAGTTTGTATGAAGGCATCAAGCGTGCGAACGTAGTAATTGAAAAAGTACCGGACATTAGTATGGATGAAACTTTACGGAACAGGTACATCGGGGAGGCAAAATTTTTAAGAGCACTGTTTTATTTCGACCTCGTGCGTGCATGGGGAGGTGTACCCATTGTTACCTCCACCGTTCCAGAACTGAAATTACCACGTGCTTCAAAAGAAGAAATTTATGATTTGATAATAAATGACCTGTTAAATGCCATTGACAATTTACCTGAAAAAACAAGTCTGAATCCTGCTGATTATGGTCGGGCAACAAAAGGCGCTGCAACGGCCTTGCTGGCAAAGGCGTACCTGTTCGATGGCGATTTTCAAAATGCAAAGGATTATGCATTACAAGTCATCAATTCAAATTTGTATTCATTGGATCCGGATTTTGAACATACATTTTCTCTCGACGGTCAATACAATTCAGAATCTGTTTTTGAAATTGGCGCCATAGAATTTGAAGGACAGGAAAATGGCGGAAACCAATATGCCAATACGCAAGGCGTTCGCGGAACACCCAATCGTGGCTGGGGATTTAACAGGCCATCCATAAACCTGCGTGATTCCTTTGAACCCGGCGATCCTCGTATGGAAGGAACAATTATTTTCCTTGGTGAAGTGATTGATGGCGTTACCATTCTTGGTGATGGAAGTACACCTGATATAACTTATACGGATGCGACCAATACAGTTGTTAAAGAAATAGAATGCTACAATCAGAAAGTGTGGATTCCCGGAACTTCCACCAGTGAACAATGGGGACACAACAGAAGGTTAATCAGGTATGCAGAAGTTTTATTGATTGCTGCCGAAGCATTAAATCAATCCGGGCAACCTTCTGATGCATTAATCTATCTGAATCAGGTGCGCGCACGTGCGCGTGAAGGCAGCAACACCATTTTGCCAGACATAACAGAAATGAATAAAGATGCGTTGAATGACCTTATCTTAAAAGAACGCAGGTCAGAATTGGCAATGGAAGGTGTTCGTTTCTGGGATTTGGTGAGAACTGGCAAAGCTGCTGAAGTGCTTGGCCCGTTAGGCTTTCAAACCAACAAAAATGAATTCTTACCCATTCCGCAAACTGAAATCGATATCTCACAAGGCACACTTTCTCAAAATCCGGGATGGTAA
- a CDS encoding Tat pathway signal protein, translated as MHKINKVLLLLLFPIVFFSATYQQKPSVVPATFIDSLSKNTFHYFWDLAGEQNGQIPDRWPSKSFSSIAATGFGLTAYLVGVERKYITRQQAAERVLMTLQFFKNAKMGSAQTGITGYRGFFYHFIDMVTGLRFENVELSTIDTGLLIAGILSCQTYFDADNETEKQIRDIADALYRNVEWDWAMNNDPTMSMGWHPEKGFIDARWKGYNEGMIIYVLALGSPTHTIPAESWKAWTNSYQWANYYGQEMVNFGPLFGHQYSHMYIDFKGITDEYMRNKGIDYFENSRRATYANQAYCINNPAGYIGYTSSIWGLTACDGPGNENKSNPNIAFMGYGARGAAQWYVQDDGTIAPTAAGGSVPFAPEICLPALKAMKQQYGSKIYDRYGFKDAFNLTIINKDGSQGWVDQDYLGIDEGPIIIQLQNYENGFVWNLMKKNPYIVAGLKKAGFKGGWLDNTK; from the coding sequence ATGCACAAAATCAACAAAGTTCTTTTACTGCTCCTCTTTCCCATTGTTTTTTTCTCGGCAACTTACCAGCAAAAGCCATCGGTTGTACCCGCTACTTTTATTGATTCCTTATCGAAAAACACTTTCCATTATTTCTGGGATCTGGCGGGCGAACAAAATGGTCAGATCCCGGACCGGTGGCCTTCCAAGAGTTTTTCAAGTATTGCAGCTACGGGCTTTGGGCTTACCGCATATCTTGTTGGTGTGGAACGCAAATACATTACACGCCAACAGGCGGCAGAAAGGGTTTTAATGACCTTGCAGTTTTTCAAAAATGCAAAAATGGGAAGCGCGCAAACAGGTATTACCGGTTATCGCGGTTTCTTTTATCACTTCATTGATATGGTTACAGGGTTGCGTTTTGAAAACGTAGAGCTTTCAACAATTGATACGGGATTGTTGATAGCCGGAATTCTTTCCTGCCAGACGTATTTCGATGCTGATAATGAAACTGAAAAACAAATTCGTGATATTGCTGATGCTCTGTACCGAAACGTTGAATGGGATTGGGCGATGAATAACGATCCGACCATGAGCATGGGATGGCATCCGGAGAAAGGATTTATTGATGCCCGTTGGAAAGGGTACAATGAAGGCATGATTATTTATGTGCTGGCATTAGGCTCACCTACGCATACGATTCCTGCTGAAAGCTGGAAGGCATGGACGAATTCATATCAATGGGCAAACTATTATGGACAGGAGATGGTGAACTTCGGGCCTTTGTTCGGGCACCAGTATTCACATATGTATATTGATTTTAAAGGAATCACCGATGAATACATGCGCAACAAGGGAATTGATTATTTCGAAAATTCCCGCCGCGCTACCTATGCCAATCAGGCTTATTGCATCAATAATCCCGCTGGTTACATTGGCTATACATCTTCTATCTGGGGACTTACGGCATGCGATGGTCCCGGAAACGAGAACAAGAGTAATCCCAACATCGCTTTTATGGGCTACGGTGCCCGTGGTGCAGCACAGTGGTATGTGCAGGATGACGGGACCATCGCGCCCACAGCGGCCGGAGGTTCAGTTCCCTTTGCTCCTGAAATTTGTCTTCCCGCGTTAAAAGCGATGAAGCAACAATATGGAAGTAAGATTTATGATCGGTATGGATTTAAAGATGCCTTCAATCTAACCATCATTAATAAAGACGGATCACAGGGCTGGGTAGACCAGGATTATCTGGGCATAGATGAAGGACCGATCATCATTCAACTGCAGAATTATGAAAACGGTTTCGTCTGGAATCTGATGAAGAAGAATCCATATATCGTTGCAGGTTTGAAAAAGGCAGGATTTAAAGGTGGTTGGTTGGATAACACTAAATGA
- a CDS encoding MarC family protein produces MHFDGKEIGTISMILFAVIDIMGGLPVLVDLQQKTGRLKSEQITMVSGLIMILFLFLGESILNIIGIDIASFAIAGSFIIFFLALEMILGIKFFKGESPETVSIVPIAFPLIAGAGTLTTLLSLRSQYQHVENIIAAILINLVVVYFVLRNTHHIEKLLGIGGINLLRKIFGVILLALAVKLFKSNAF; encoded by the coding sequence ATGCATTTCGATGGTAAAGAAATAGGAACCATTTCCATGATTTTGTTTGCCGTTATCGATATTATGGGTGGACTTCCTGTGCTTGTTGATTTGCAACAAAAAACAGGCAGGTTAAAATCAGAACAGATCACCATGGTTTCCGGCCTTATTATGATTCTTTTTTTATTTCTGGGTGAATCAATACTTAACATCATCGGAATTGACATTGCTTCTTTTGCGATAGCCGGCTCATTCATCATTTTTTTTCTCGCGCTTGAAATGATTCTCGGCATTAAATTTTTCAAAGGGGAATCACCAGAAACAGTTTCCATTGTTCCGATTGCTTTTCCATTGATTGCAGGAGCGGGCACACTTACTACCTTGTTATCACTTCGTTCGCAATACCAGCATGTTGAAAATATAATAGCAGCCATTCTTATTAACCTTGTGGTGGTTTATTTTGTGCTGCGAAACACCCATCACATAGAAAAATTGCTTGGCATTGGAGGAATCAATTTACTAAGAAAAATTTTCGGTGTTATCCTGCTTGCCCTTGCAGTGAAATTATTCAAGTCGAATGCTTTCTGA